A region of Alteromonadaceae bacterium 2753L.S.0a.02 DNA encodes the following proteins:
- a CDS encoding glutaminyl-tRNA synthetase, translated as MAEEKPLNFLEQLIKKDLEDGVHTSVRTRFPPEPNGYLHIGHAKSICLNFGLAQTFNGECNLRFDDTNPAKEETEYVNSIMEDVRWLGFSWSGEVRYASSYFDTLYEWAQYLVKQGKAYVCDLSADEARQYRGTLTEPGKVSPYRERAIEENLDLLERMKNGEFEDGSKTLRAKIDMASGNINMRDPMLYRIRKQSHHQTGDKWCIYPTYDFAHGQEDAIEGITHSICTLEFADHRPLYEWFIENLPVPAKPRQYEFGRLNLSFTVMSKRKLKQLVDEHHVDGWDDPRMPTIAGFRRRGYTPASLRKFCDMIGVTKSDGVVEVAMLEHAIRDDLDKNAPRAMCVLRPLKVVLSNYDAAKFETLTAPGHPNRDDLPERALPFGREIYIDADDFREEANKKYKRLVLGKRVRLRNAYVIEADEAIKNDRGEIIEVRARVLENTLGNNPEDGVKPKGVIQWVAVHRCASFQVNLYDRLFNEPAPDASGKDFLESINPESLVVLEGCVGEIGLENATPGQGYQFEREGYFCRDSKSAELVFNRTIGLRDTGAKQVVE; from the coding sequence ATGGCTGAAGAAAAGCCTTTAAACTTCCTCGAACAACTCATAAAAAAAGATCTTGAAGACGGAGTTCACACGAGTGTACGCACGCGTTTCCCGCCAGAACCCAACGGTTATTTACACATCGGGCATGCAAAATCGATCTGCCTGAATTTCGGATTGGCGCAAACCTTTAATGGTGAATGCAATCTCCGCTTCGACGATACCAACCCCGCAAAAGAAGAAACTGAGTACGTCAATTCCATTATGGAAGACGTGCGTTGGTTGGGGTTCTCCTGGAGCGGTGAAGTGCGCTACGCCTCCAGTTATTTCGACACGCTCTACGAGTGGGCGCAGTACCTGGTTAAGCAAGGTAAAGCCTATGTGTGTGATCTAAGTGCCGACGAAGCACGTCAATACCGGGGGACACTTACCGAGCCGGGAAAAGTCTCACCGTATCGGGAAAGAGCTATTGAAGAAAACCTCGATTTGCTGGAGCGCATGAAAAATGGCGAATTTGAAGATGGCTCCAAAACCTTGCGAGCCAAAATTGATATGGCCAGCGGCAATATCAATATGCGTGACCCCATGCTGTATCGCATTCGCAAGCAAAGCCACCATCAAACCGGTGATAAGTGGTGTATCTATCCCACTTACGATTTCGCGCACGGGCAGGAAGACGCCATCGAAGGTATCACTCACTCTATTTGTACCCTGGAATTTGCCGACCATCGCCCGCTTTATGAGTGGTTTATCGAAAACCTTCCTGTACCTGCAAAGCCGCGACAATACGAATTTGGTCGCCTCAATTTAAGTTTTACGGTGATGTCTAAACGCAAGCTAAAGCAACTCGTTGATGAACACCATGTCGATGGCTGGGATGATCCTCGCATGCCGACGATCGCTGGGTTTCGGAGACGCGGCTACACCCCTGCATCGCTGCGCAAATTTTGTGACATGATAGGCGTAACCAAAAGTGATGGTGTCGTTGAGGTCGCGATGTTGGAACACGCCATTCGAGACGACCTCGATAAGAACGCCCCTCGGGCGATGTGCGTGTTGCGTCCTCTGAAGGTGGTGCTCAGCAATTACGATGCGGCAAAATTTGAAACACTCACTGCACCCGGACACCCCAACCGCGATGATCTCCCAGAGCGTGCACTGCCTTTTGGACGTGAAATTTATATCGACGCCGATGATTTTCGGGAAGAAGCCAATAAAAAATATAAGCGTTTGGTACTTGGTAAGCGCGTCAGGTTGCGTAATGCCTATGTTATTGAGGCCGATGAAGCCATAAAAAATGACCGTGGCGAGATCATTGAAGTGCGCGCCCGCGTACTGGAAAACACTTTGGGTAATAATCCAGAAGACGGTGTTAAGCCCAAAGGTGTCATCCAGTGGGTCGCCGTACATCGGTGTGCCAGCTTTCAGGTTAATCTCTACGATCGCCTGTTCAACGAGCCAGCACCAGATGCCAGTGGCAAGGATTTTCTGGAATCCATCAACCCGGAAAGTCTTGTTGTGTTAGAGGGCTGCGTGGGTGAAATCGGTCTTGAAAACGCAACGCCTGGGCAGGGGTATCAGTTCGAACGCGAAGGTTATTTTTGCCGAGACAGTAAATCAGCTGAACTGGTTTTCAATCGCACAATCGGCCTTCGTGACACAGGCGCAAAACAAGTGGTTGAGTAA
- a CDS encoding cysteinyl-tRNA synthetase, with translation MLTIYNTASRQKEEFVPVNSESIKMYVCGPTVYNLVHIGNARPVVVFDTLFRLLRLLYKEVIYARNITDIDDKIMKAAAENKEPISQLAARYAAEYEQDMAQLNALEPSIVPYATEHLDQMIAMTQSLVTKGHAYEAEGHVLFDVKSMPDYGQLSNRALEDMLEGARVEVAPYKKYAGDFVLWKPSAEQEPGWDSPWGRGRPGWHLECSAMIEKHLGNTIDIHGGGRDLIFPHHENERAQSQCSHNGEQYVKYWMHNGYLNIDGEKMSKSLGNFKTVRELLQSYPGEVIRFALLSAQYRSELDFSKELLEQSKASLDSLYGALRKVSEIHDPGQQALLEHDGFKALLDDLNTPLAISELHQLARIVNKSEPGSDEAASAAGMMLAIADVLGVLQGDVDTWFQGEAEDTSWIDDLIAQRQQAKLDKQYARADEIREELKAKGIVLEDSREGTTWRKA, from the coding sequence ATGTTAACAATCTATAATACTGCTAGCCGCCAAAAAGAAGAGTTTGTGCCCGTTAATTCGGAATCCATAAAAATGTATGTATGCGGGCCAACGGTTTACAACCTGGTGCACATTGGCAACGCTAGGCCGGTGGTGGTATTCGATACTCTGTTTCGCTTGTTGCGCTTACTCTATAAAGAGGTGATTTATGCGCGCAATATTACTGATATTGACGACAAAATCATGAAAGCTGCGGCAGAGAATAAAGAGCCTATCAGTCAGCTGGCTGCACGTTATGCGGCGGAGTATGAGCAGGATATGGCGCAACTTAACGCGCTTGAGCCCAGTATCGTTCCCTACGCTACCGAACACCTCGACCAAATGATTGCCATGACGCAATCACTAGTAACGAAAGGCCACGCCTATGAAGCTGAAGGGCACGTTTTATTCGACGTAAAATCCATGCCCGATTATGGCCAACTCTCCAACAGGGCGCTCGAAGATATGCTAGAAGGTGCCAGGGTAGAAGTGGCTCCTTATAAGAAATACGCCGGAGATTTTGTGCTCTGGAAACCCAGTGCCGAACAGGAACCCGGTTGGGATAGCCCATGGGGTAGGGGGCGCCCAGGCTGGCACCTAGAGTGTTCGGCAATGATAGAAAAACACTTGGGTAATACTATCGATATTCACGGCGGCGGCCGCGATTTAATTTTCCCCCACCACGAAAACGAACGTGCCCAAAGTCAATGTTCCCACAACGGCGAGCAATACGTTAAATATTGGATGCACAATGGCTACCTGAATATCGATGGCGAAAAAATGTCGAAATCGTTGGGTAATTTTAAAACGGTACGTGAACTTTTGCAGAGTTACCCAGGTGAAGTTATTCGATTTGCGCTTCTCTCGGCGCAGTATCGTTCCGAATTGGATTTTTCAAAGGAATTGTTGGAGCAATCGAAAGCCAGTCTCGATTCGCTCTACGGCGCCTTACGTAAAGTTTCGGAAATTCACGATCCCGGTCAACAGGCATTGCTTGAACACGATGGATTCAAAGCGCTGCTCGATGATCTAAACACACCGTTGGCGATCAGCGAATTGCATCAGCTGGCCCGCATCGTAAACAAATCTGAACCCGGCAGTGACGAAGCCGCCAGCGCAGCGGGCATGATGCTGGCTATCGCAGATGTCTTGGGTGTGCTCCAGGGTGATGTTGATACGTGGTTTCAAGGAGAAGCTGAAGACACCAGTTGGATTGATGACCTTATCGCGCAGCGCCAGCAGGCAAAACTTGATAAACAATATGCGCGTGCTGATGAAATACGCGAAGAATTAAAAGCCAAAGGCATTGTACTTGAAGACTCGCGTGAAGGTACCACATGGCGCAAGGCATAA
- a CDS encoding voltage-gated sodium channel: MQADALNLRFQKIKSNKFFEIFVISIIVFSAIVVGAKTYDIPPVIQQVVTIIDWLITVVFIVEITIRFLAEENKNRFFRSAWNIFDTTIVLVSVIPIENSEMAVIGRLVRIFRVLRMVSIVPELRVLIVSLLKALPQLGYVMLLMFIIYYIYAAIGSTFFEEINPKLWGDVAISMLTLFRVMTFEDWTDVMYETMEVYALSWIYFLSFIFFTAFAFLNMVIGIVVNVMEKEHQTLVESELSKEANELSSIRAEIAELKTLLLEQRQISSSAQ; encoded by the coding sequence ATGCAGGCTGATGCACTAAATCTGCGGTTTCAGAAAATCAAATCCAATAAGTTTTTTGAAATATTCGTTATAAGCATCATTGTATTTTCAGCAATCGTTGTAGGTGCAAAAACCTACGATATTCCACCGGTCATTCAGCAGGTAGTCACCATAATCGACTGGCTTATAACCGTCGTTTTTATCGTTGAAATCACCATTCGATTTTTAGCCGAGGAAAATAAAAATCGCTTTTTTCGCAGTGCTTGGAATATCTTTGATACCACTATTGTATTGGTTAGTGTAATACCTATCGAAAACAGTGAAATGGCGGTGATTGGCAGGTTGGTGCGAATCTTCAGAGTGCTTCGTATGGTATCGATAGTGCCGGAGTTGAGGGTTTTGATCGTCAGCTTGTTAAAGGCGCTTCCACAGTTGGGTTATGTAATGCTGTTGATGTTTATCATTTACTATATTTACGCGGCTATTGGCAGCACCTTCTTTGAAGAGATTAATCCCAAGTTATGGGGTGATGTAGCCATTTCAATGTTAACCTTGTTTCGCGTGATGACCTTTGAAGATTGGACTGACGTCATGTACGAAACGATGGAAGTTTACGCTCTGAGCTGGATTTACTTTCTGTCCTTTATTTTTTTTACAGCGTTTGCTTTTCTTAATATGGTGATTGGTATTGTTGTAAACGTGATGGAGAAAGAGCACCAAACATTGGTCGAAAGCGAGCTGTCCAAAGAAGCCAACGAACTCTCCAGCATACGCGCAGAGATCGCCGAGCTAAAAACATTATTGTTAGAGCAAAGGCAAATATCATCAAGCGCTCAATAA
- a CDS encoding DnaJ-like protein, giving the protein MSLATLLESRYRAGVFESREYELLVWLTDTFDVLWSTDALLALFQKHFLIRHGLYQAERYFAERGIVEELSPVGVKLRGKQADSEISTAIQPASADLQLREFYGNLDNFFKADRDAVAHWIDSFWKQFALYEGAPQAFADLGLSSDASWPEVQRQYRSLVNQHHPDKGGDGGRFTKVRDAYETLRQRYNKKH; this is encoded by the coding sequence TTGAGCCTGGCGACTTTACTGGAATCTCGGTATCGTGCAGGTGTCTTCGAATCGCGGGAGTATGAGTTGCTCGTCTGGTTGACTGATACATTCGATGTGCTTTGGTCGACAGACGCCTTATTGGCCTTATTCCAAAAACACTTCTTGATTCGTCACGGCCTCTATCAGGCGGAACGTTACTTTGCTGAACGAGGTATTGTGGAGGAACTTTCTCCTGTGGGGGTCAAGCTACGTGGGAAGCAAGCGGACTCGGAGATAAGCACAGCAATCCAGCCTGCAAGCGCCGATTTGCAATTGAGAGAGTTTTACGGGAATCTTGATAACTTCTTCAAAGCCGATCGCGACGCAGTTGCCCACTGGATTGACAGTTTTTGGAAGCAATTTGCGCTGTATGAAGGTGCGCCACAGGCGTTTGCTGATCTTGGTTTAAGCTCGGATGCCAGTTGGCCGGAAGTACAACGACAGTATCGTTCGCTGGTTAATCAACATCATCCCGACAAGGGCGGTGATGGCGGCCGTTTTACGAAGGTGCGTGATGCCTACGAAACTCTAAGACAACGCTATAATAAAAAGCACTGA
- a CDS encoding signal transduction histidine kinase — MQKEQQPAANAMTQQQRPLNDAAVCDGETFKYRLSARLITGLLLLITLILMLSFSVIWFKGRPLLRNIGEQSQTLLGQNVALALEQQLSLVAGISRSLAEIGLHLPKDEELVRKMVPPVLNQLGSDSLIAGGGIWPEPHAYQQGLIRRSFFWGRNASGALEYFDNYNDPKGPGYHNEEWYVPARLLKPGQVYWSRSYTDPYSLQPMVTCTAPMFQNGVFIGVATVDLKLDRVSLVLDRLVNTLDAYAFVVDRNNKFIAYPYPERVITNRDINGLVTPDYIYADELANLQPSFALVAEHLAAIERKLFGRFSERTTDYMLNVDLLSNASYQIDPNEARRIAAHLWSRSQQHEFYPEEVGRFETGNDSLLFDKASVIVYRLPETNWKVITVFRRSTYLAITDHIALQLVVFISLATLVFGLVAYLLLRVQVLQPIRTMVAQLADSVNAKSRDSLMLNYPHKDELGMLAYWFNQRSNQLEDALNRAEKANQAKTAFLAKMSHEFRTPLNSIIGFSRRLQDKLKNQLDDFQYEAICRIYRNGHHLLELISDILDMAAIEGGNAKLRLAQHSVNELLTEAIAECNILLDNSEIRLVKKALATDVNVECDKNKIIQVLVNLLSNAIKATRRGTVQIEIKQPENDSDHIYFEVSDTGVGISDFDKKKLFKKFTQLDSRQTVERGTGLGLFLVREFVALHKGNVTLNSELGVGTTVVVTLPVSVTEDIDTHSAG; from the coding sequence ATGCAAAAAGAACAACAACCAGCTGCAAACGCAATGACGCAACAGCAAAGACCACTAAATGATGCTGCGGTTTGTGACGGCGAGACCTTCAAGTATCGTCTTTCAGCCCGTTTAATCACAGGCTTGCTTTTACTGATTACCTTGATTCTGATGTTAAGTTTTTCGGTAATTTGGTTTAAAGGAAGACCACTACTACGCAACATCGGCGAACAATCGCAGACCTTACTTGGGCAAAATGTGGCTCTGGCACTGGAGCAACAATTGTCTCTGGTGGCAGGCATATCCCGTTCCCTGGCAGAAATCGGCTTGCATCTTCCAAAAGATGAGGAGCTTGTTAGGAAAATGGTTCCCCCAGTGCTCAATCAACTGGGCAGCGACTCATTAATTGCAGGGGGAGGCATTTGGCCTGAGCCGCATGCATACCAGCAGGGCCTTATACGTCGAAGTTTTTTCTGGGGTCGCAATGCATCGGGCGCTTTGGAATATTTTGATAATTACAACGACCCGAAAGGTCCGGGTTATCACAATGAAGAGTGGTATGTTCCAGCGCGCCTGCTAAAACCAGGGCAGGTGTATTGGTCAAGATCGTACACCGACCCGTATTCATTACAGCCGATGGTCACCTGCACAGCTCCAATGTTTCAAAATGGGGTGTTTATCGGAGTTGCAACTGTCGATTTAAAGTTAGATCGCGTCAGTTTGGTGCTGGACCGTTTGGTAAACACGCTGGATGCTTACGCTTTTGTCGTCGATCGTAATAATAAGTTTATTGCATACCCCTACCCAGAAAGGGTCATCACTAATCGCGATATTAACGGCTTGGTCACCCCAGACTACATCTATGCCGACGAGTTGGCTAACCTGCAACCATCCTTTGCGCTGGTAGCGGAGCATCTCGCGGCAATAGAAAGAAAGTTGTTTGGCCGATTTTCTGAACGCACCACAGACTACATGCTCAATGTAGATTTGCTTTCCAACGCCAGCTATCAGATAGACCCAAACGAAGCGCGTCGCATCGCTGCGCATTTATGGAGTCGTTCGCAACAACACGAATTTTATCCCGAAGAAGTGGGGCGCTTTGAAACAGGCAACGATAGCCTGTTGTTTGATAAGGCGTCAGTGATTGTTTATCGCTTGCCAGAAACCAACTGGAAAGTTATCACGGTCTTTCGCCGCTCAACCTATTTGGCGATCACCGATCACATCGCTTTGCAGTTGGTGGTATTTATTTCATTGGCAACCCTGGTGTTTGGTCTCGTGGCCTATTTACTGTTGCGAGTGCAGGTGTTGCAACCGATCCGCACGATGGTGGCTCAATTGGCGGATTCGGTTAATGCCAAGTCGCGCGATAGTCTGATGTTGAACTACCCTCATAAAGACGAATTGGGTATGTTGGCCTATTGGTTTAATCAGCGTTCTAATCAGTTGGAAGATGCACTGAATCGCGCTGAGAAAGCCAATCAGGCAAAAACCGCTTTCCTTGCCAAGATGTCGCACGAATTCCGTACCCCGTTAAATTCAATTATTGGTTTTAGCCGTCGATTGCAAGACAAGCTTAAAAATCAACTTGACGATTTTCAGTACGAAGCCATTTGTCGAATCTACCGTAATGGCCATCATTTGTTGGAATTAATTAGTGATATTTTGGATATGGCGGCTATTGAAGGAGGTAATGCGAAACTGCGTTTAGCTCAACACAGCGTCAATGAATTGCTCACTGAAGCTATTGCTGAATGCAATATACTACTCGATAACTCAGAAATCCGATTGGTTAAAAAAGCCTTGGCAACCGATGTTAATGTGGAGTGTGACAAGAATAAAATTATTCAGGTTTTAGTTAACCTACTATCCAATGCAATAAAAGCCACGCGACGTGGAACGGTGCAAATTGAAATAAAGCAGCCGGAAAATGACAGTGATCACATTTACTTCGAAGTATCCGACACCGGTGTTGGAATTTCCGATTTCGACAAGAAAAAACTCTTCAAGAAATTTACTCAGCTGGATAGCCGCCAGACTGTTGAGCGGGGAACCGGCTTAGGGTTGTTTCTGGTGCGCGAATTTGTGGCACTTCACAAAGGTAATGTGACTTTGAACAGTGAGTTGGGTGTGGGTACAACTGTTGTGGTAACCCTACCTGTGTCTGTCACAGAGGATATAGATACACACTCTGCCGGTTAA
- a CDS encoding fructosamine-3-kinase — protein MNSEVWDDIRKTLSIRLQRTCSLQDIQPVSGGDINDAYAVATEAGRYFVKISRNGSADAFTAEQAGLECLGFYQKLRVPHVVCLGICGSTPYLVLEYIPLNGSANDALLGNQLAELHLASSLGRTAPFQPPTQTPFGFSVDNYIGLSRQCNTTLQSWCEFWLQNRLGYQIKLASENGYSQIRALENSAITATETLLKQHFPPPCVVHGDLWGGNKGYDLTGTPIIYDPAAYFGDREVDIALSHLFGGFSEAFYRAYQKTWPLPEGFQQRQTLYNLYHQLNHLNLFGGVYLGTCIASIKSLEKYAAAYG, from the coding sequence ATGAATAGCGAAGTTTGGGATGATATCAGAAAAACGCTGAGCATCAGGTTACAGCGAACTTGCAGCTTGCAAGACATCCAGCCGGTATCCGGAGGCGATATCAATGATGCATACGCTGTTGCGACTGAGGCTGGCCGATATTTTGTGAAAATCAGTCGAAATGGCAGTGCGGACGCATTTACCGCCGAACAGGCGGGTTTGGAATGCCTGGGTTTTTATCAAAAACTGCGTGTGCCACACGTGGTGTGTTTGGGGATCTGTGGAAGCACACCCTACCTCGTTTTGGAATACATACCGCTCAACGGATCAGCAAATGATGCTTTGCTGGGCAATCAACTTGCAGAGTTGCATTTGGCGTCTTCCCTCGGTAGAACAGCACCGTTTCAACCACCAACACAGACGCCCTTCGGGTTTAGTGTCGACAACTATATTGGCCTAAGTCGGCAATGTAATACCACACTGCAATCCTGGTGTGAATTTTGGTTACAAAACCGTCTCGGGTACCAGATAAAACTTGCATCGGAAAACGGCTATTCCCAAATCAGGGCCCTTGAGAATTCCGCTATCACAGCCACCGAAACCCTGTTAAAGCAACATTTCCCGCCGCCCTGTGTGGTCCATGGCGACCTTTGGGGTGGCAACAAAGGCTATGATCTCACGGGCACGCCTATCATTTATGACCCTGCTGCCTACTTTGGGGACCGCGAAGTAGATATAGCGCTAAGCCATTTGTTCGGGGGATTCAGCGAAGCCTTCTATCGCGCTTATCAGAAAACTTGGCCTCTGCCTGAGGGCTTTCAGCAACGTCAAACGCTATACAACCTATACCACCAGCTTAATCACCTGAACCTATTTGGTGGTGTTTATTTAGGCACCTGTATCGCCAGTATTAAGTCATTAGAGAAATACGCTGCGGCTTACGGTTAA
- a CDS encoding DnaJ like chaperone protein, whose protein sequence is MLGKIIAGLIGFFTLGPVGAVIGVFVGHFFDRGRAQLNNRFNPEQRAVIENAFFHAIFPLLGCLAKADGRVSEEEIAGTEQLMTKMGLSSEARRKAIDLFKHGVNGEENVTQILAAFNEACGRYGDLKQMMLVYLISLAYADNHLHEKEEELLGEIAQVLGYSRFAFNHLLGMVKAQNHFYRNQQGQHRYQSEQRSTEDELQLAYQALGVNSDASDTEIKRAYRKLMSEYHPDKLSGKGVPEDVLKVATERAQEIQTAYDLVKKSRK, encoded by the coding sequence ATGCTAGGTAAGATAATCGCCGGTTTAATCGGCTTTTTTACGCTCGGTCCAGTCGGGGCGGTCATTGGTGTATTTGTTGGTCATTTTTTTGATCGTGGTCGTGCGCAGCTAAATAACAGGTTTAATCCGGAGCAACGGGCCGTTATTGAAAATGCATTTTTTCACGCGATTTTCCCGCTGCTGGGCTGTCTTGCAAAAGCAGACGGACGCGTATCTGAGGAAGAAATAGCCGGAACCGAGCAATTGATGACCAAAATGGGGTTAAGCAGCGAAGCCAGACGCAAGGCAATAGATCTTTTTAAACACGGTGTAAATGGCGAGGAAAACGTTACCCAAATATTAGCCGCGTTTAACGAAGCCTGCGGGCGCTACGGCGATCTCAAGCAAATGATGCTGGTATACCTGATATCGCTTGCCTATGCGGATAATCACCTCCACGAAAAAGAAGAGGAACTGCTTGGAGAAATCGCGCAAGTATTGGGGTACTCACGATTTGCGTTTAACCACCTGCTGGGCATGGTAAAAGCGCAAAATCATTTCTATCGTAACCAGCAAGGGCAACATCGCTACCAAAGTGAGCAACGCTCAACAGAAGACGAGCTGCAACTGGCATACCAGGCTCTGGGAGTCAATAGCGACGCGAGTGACACTGAAATTAAACGTGCTTATCGAAAATTGATGAGTGAATATCACCCCGACAAACTTTCCGGAAAGGGTGTTCCGGAGGACGTTTTAAAAGTGGCAACCGAGCGTGCTCAGGAAATTCAAACAGCCTATGACCTTGTTAAAAAAAGTCGTAAATGA
- a CDS encoding S1/P1 nuclease → MNQASLKGVLGLILWLFVAGDGQAWSARGHAAISLSVYRQLPENAASRYLEYAEKVKSISHVRLVNSYKFCKKNIAVCDLAVWPDRIRELPLERLFKSLKVRVPEQLVAYRNSSTAPWHYENAYYSPAEQTFISHCKFAEKGDLSDVIPRLQAVLESDASESQQALVLAFWVHLVSDAHQPLHTLTKIDRACHHDFGGNKSCVAPEVGRCKLNLHQLWDSGGDIFFSELRPLEVHDASVAVGIQSIRQEIKTMAPAVYLKHGHYNSPSYREYVQLTSNKQARLAATRIAQYLARLWSS, encoded by the coding sequence ATGAACCAAGCATCGCTCAAGGGAGTATTGGGCTTGATTCTGTGGCTTTTCGTGGCCGGCGACGGCCAGGCATGGAGCGCTCGAGGTCATGCCGCTATTTCGCTGTCGGTGTATCGTCAGCTGCCCGAGAACGCGGCTTCTCGCTATTTGGAGTATGCCGAGAAAGTTAAATCAATTTCTCATGTAAGGCTCGTAAACTCTTATAAATTCTGTAAAAAAAATATCGCGGTATGCGATTTGGCCGTGTGGCCTGATAGAATCCGCGAGCTCCCCTTAGAGCGACTTTTTAAATCTTTAAAGGTTCGTGTACCGGAGCAACTAGTTGCTTATCGCAACAGTTCAACAGCGCCTTGGCACTACGAAAACGCCTATTACTCACCTGCAGAACAAACTTTTATCAGCCATTGTAAGTTCGCTGAAAAGGGCGATTTAAGTGATGTTATTCCGCGTCTGCAGGCAGTTCTTGAGAGCGATGCCAGTGAATCTCAGCAAGCTCTGGTACTCGCGTTTTGGGTACATCTTGTGTCTGACGCGCACCAACCGCTCCATACACTTACAAAAATCGATCGAGCTTGTCACCACGATTTCGGTGGCAATAAATCCTGTGTAGCGCCTGAGGTGGGGCGTTGCAAACTTAATTTACACCAGCTTTGGGATTCTGGCGGCGATATTTTCTTTTCCGAACTGCGACCTCTGGAGGTTCATGACGCAAGTGTTGCTGTTGGCATTCAATCCATTCGGCAAGAAATAAAAACCATGGCGCCAGCGGTTTATTTAAAGCACGGCCATTACAACAGCCCATCGTACCGTGAATACGTGCAACTCACCTCTAATAAACAGGCGCGCTTGGCGGCGACACGCATTGCGCAATATCTTGCTAGATTGTGGAGCTCTTAA
- a CDS encoding short-subunit dehydrogenase, whose translation MQSFVIITGCSSGIGRCAALTLNQRGYRVIATVRNEDDRLALLAAGIEHVVLLDLASSTSITHAVEECLNISNGKLFALFNNAAYGQPGAVEDLSRDALRQQFEVNLFGTHELTIQLLPTLLQQADARIVQNSSVLGLVAMPMRGAYNASKFALEGLTDTLRLELAGTSVKISLIEPGPILSRFRVNALQAFEQHIDIAASRHSASYHASLARLKKEGPAAPFTLGPEAVVHKLIKALESAAPKHRYYVTIPTYVMAYLKIILPGKILDKILRKF comes from the coding sequence ATGCAAAGTTTTGTGATAATAACAGGGTGTTCCTCCGGAATTGGCCGCTGCGCTGCGTTAACGCTTAATCAGCGGGGGTATCGTGTTATCGCGACCGTGCGCAATGAGGACGATCGTCTCGCGTTATTGGCAGCGGGGATTGAACATGTTGTACTGTTGGATCTCGCCAGCTCGACATCGATTACTCATGCGGTTGAAGAGTGTTTGAATATTAGTAATGGTAAGCTCTTCGCGCTATTTAACAATGCCGCCTACGGCCAACCCGGTGCGGTTGAAGATTTGTCGAGAGATGCATTGCGGCAACAATTCGAAGTCAACCTTTTTGGTACACACGAACTAACCATACAATTATTACCAACTCTGCTGCAGCAAGCTGATGCACGCATTGTGCAAAACAGCTCTGTGCTGGGCTTGGTAGCCATGCCAATGCGCGGTGCTTACAACGCCTCCAAATTTGCACTGGAAGGGCTCACTGACACGCTGCGCCTGGAGCTTGCCGGTACATCGGTAAAAATAAGTTTAATTGAGCCTGGCCCGATATTATCGCGCTTTAGGGTTAACGCATTGCAGGCGTTTGAACAGCATATTGATATTGCCGCTAGCCGCCACAGCGCAAGTTACCATGCCTCTTTGGCTCGCCTAAAAAAAGAAGGCCCGGCAGCACCCTTTACACTTGGTCCGGAAGCTGTGGTGCATAAACTCATCAAAGCGTTGGAATCTGCGGCCCCCAAGCATCGTTATTACGTGACTATACCCACCTATGTAATGGCCTATTTAAAAATTATCTTACCTGGGAAAATTCTGGATAAAATTTTGAGGAAATTTTAG
- a CDS encoding putative cold-shock DNA-binding protein: MSDKLNGTVKWFNESKGYGFISREGGADLFVHFSNIMGSGFKTLKEGQAVTFTEGQGQKGPQAENVEPA; encoded by the coding sequence ATGTCAGACAAACTTAACGGAACAGTTAAATGGTTCAACGAAAGCAAGGGTTACGGTTTTATCAGCCGTGAAGGAGGCGCTGATCTGTTTGTCCATTTCAGTAATATTATGGGTAGCGGTTTTAAAACCTTGAAGGAAGGTCAAGCCGTAACTTTTACTGAAGGACAAGGCCAGAAAGGCCCACAAGCCGAGAACGTCGAACCGGCATAA